The DNA segment GTTTATTGTcgaaaattaaagatttaagaACTTTGTTAGACCAAAGCATAAGGAAGATAATAAAGAAGGCaattctttattaaaatatgtaaatgaaaactttGTATTAGATAATATTTACTGTTATATTAAACTCAAGACGCGATAACTCACACGCTTCAACCACagaaatatactttttattaataatagtcCATATATGGTACATTTTCACCCAAAATTAATACAAGAGAAAACGTTGTGTGCAGCAAGTCTTAGAAATACAACCAACCAAGTCTTCACCATTTATGCTGCCGGACATTCAACTAAAATATGCAGCCTCTGCATGTAAGCCCTTTTAAGTATGTAAAAGAGGTGTGTTGCAACGCCACAATTACCGTTATCTGCAACAACTAAATACCGTTATAACCATTAAATATAAGCTGCCAGCCAATACAATAGCATTTGCATAATTCGCGCGGACAGTTAACCACGAGCCACCTACTACCCACCATAGTTCCACCTTAATCAACACCCACAATGATGGAAATAAGcgcaataaaaatgttgttgcaGCAGCAGAGACCTGCAACTGCAGTCGACAGCACAAAGGTACTCGTATGATAATTTCAATGGGCACTGCGCTTGATTGGCGTGCTCGTTGCTGCGATGACTGACGTACTGGCCAAGGGAGTGACATTGTCTGGCTGACAGCTCGTCCTTCCCTAGTTGAGTAAATAAATTGATGCTCGAAATGCTGACATATGGTTGCGTCTTGCGGTTAGTTGGCGTTAGCTTAGACTTGCCAATTTCAGATAccaaattttccattttatggCTCTGACACTTCCGCGATGTATGAAAATGCCGAATGCTGTCGCCGCATTCTCCTATCTGATTAGAGTCCGCATGAAGTGAGAGTGTGGTTGTGGCTATAAAGAATGGCAGAGCCACCTACGAGTGGTTTTAGGTGAGGTAAttgtttgtatttaatttattaaattacattttaatgagttttttattattatattacaagCTTTGCATTTTTTAACGTTATTATCGGGACTAATATATTGGATGAGTAGTATTAAGATATATGAATTGAAAGGTAATCAAGCTGCCATAAAGACAATATATAAGACAGACAGTAATGCCACTACTCCACATGGTTTTTTCTATTATGCTCGAATTTATCAGCCCATTTTACTATATGTCCAAAAAATAAGCCAAAAATTGAtgattacagaattttacagcATTAAAGTATCGAGAAAGTAAATTTCGTGAACGCGACCTTCTGATGCGATATCGGCTCTCCTTTATATATTTCGTTTGAAATGttgttatttgtatgtatgtatatatgtatatgtggtatgtttgtatatatcttATTCCCGCGTATTGACCAAAGTGCATGTGTCTCGTTAGTGAAATCATTTCGCTGACTTTGACATTGAATTTCACTTTGACTTTGACTTCGACTTTGACATTTTGTCAGTTGCTTTGATGTCATACAAATTGGTAAGTATTTTTCGTTATTGCGCAATGAAGCTTACAATACATCCATATGCTCATATATTCTTTGTTACATACCATCATGTAAAAGAGAGCATAAAGTGAAACTGTTCAGCTACGAATTCGACAGGATCTTCAAAAGTCACTCAATCACTtacataatttaattgaaactcGAAagatatacacacatttattcAGATCAGCTTTCAAATAAATTCGGAGTTAACTTTCAAACTAATTATAATGAAACTAATccgaaaaatactattttttaactAGTATTGCCAATTTCAGAATACTGGTTTTTAACTAGTATTTTGAAGCCAAAATAACTAGTccgaaaaagagaaaaattcaatcaactttaaaattaagtatatattCGTATGAGTTATAGCATTCTTATTCCATAGTTTCAGAAAATTTCGTATCAACGCCAATAACTTTTATATAGCTTTACTTTTTAGGCTTCATTCTATTATTACTATATTGATTTTCGTCTTAATACGCATCTTGTTAATAGATTACACGCACCCATATtagcattaaaattaataatcaatCTGGCAGAattttgccgctacaacaacaacaacaacaaccgataAAAATCCAATCTttgtatggtaaacttttttcCCTGGAATCTTGTGTATTTATGAAGGGTATATATACAGCTTTCTTCCAgctttgatgaaaaaaaaacattgtgtCCAATCAAGCCATGCGTATAACCTTTAACCAGCACACTAATAGCATATTTTTCCATTTGGAACAAGCTTGAGGAAATACACTGCGTAGTAGCTGATAATTTCCAACAGGTGAGACATATTAAAGAACTCAGCTTgcttgttttgaaaaatacagACCAGTAGGGCTAGTCCAACATACTAGTTGATATACTACCATGAACAaataatagtaagactttgtccATAACTTTAAAATCATAACATacacaaatagtattccttgctGGCAGattggccggtcggaagaaattcggagtgcaccgtacttcgataatcgaagaaacctGCTCGGCTGTCGGCCTGTCGGCTCACCTCTGTCACGATATTCGTTTGATTGATCGggtgtttccgggtcgtaagcatagatccaagggTCATCGCTGGTAGTAAAATGTTTCACGACATCCGAGTAGTCATTCTTTCATAGACGTTAACGCACGCTTCTTtcataaaaaactaattaaaatgaaaCTGACGTTTGGAACGAAAAGACTTTCTCtcttatttgtttttggttgatgttgataaaaataatttgttggaATGATTTTCGGAACAAGCAATTATCAATCAAGTTCTTTATGTTTGGGCACATGCTTTAATGGaacttttgttgaataattcAAATTGTTGAAAGTGATTATTTTGACGTGTCAGATGTCATGACAGTCTACGAaatagaaaaactaaaatcttaaaactttttttttatttgtctccGAAAGCTTCCGAAAAATGGTCAGATAAACTCTACACGGGGACCATTCTTTCATTGCATATACATTGTATTATTAGCTTATACAACtctaaaaatttgttgaataagGCAAGCTGAGCTTCACAAATTCCAAATGtctatttgaaaaacaaaaaatttcattttcagttCTCACTTCACTCAcgataatacaaattttgtaattttgtacaatttttttacatttttttaatatttttttttggaaaaaacaattttataatcctctaaaaatctaacaaaataatgtacactCGCGCAAGAAATCTGTTCCTAGATCCGAGGGTCGAAAACCATTTGGCAGTGTGCGATTTCTTTGAACGCTCAGACAAGAGGAGTCTGTGCACGCAGATTAGGGACCTGGTGGCAACCGCACAAGATGTGGCGCAGAATGAATTGAACCAAAGACGCAAGCGCCTACGTCGGCTGCTAGAGGAAGAAAACAAAATCTACGAAAAAGAGTTCGCAGACAAAGTAAAATCGCGCGTTGATGAAGACATCCGCGTGCGCAAGGAAACTTTATTGCAAATCAAAGAAGAGCGTAAGCATCAAGAGAAAGCGTTTTTGCAGCAAAAAAACATACAACGACAATTGGAGAACTGTTTTGAAGTGCGTGACGCGCTGCGTTTTAAAGAAACTATGCTGACGAAGGAGATACAGTTGGAGCAAATGGTGGAGAAAGAACGCGCTCAGCTGCGGCAGCGCCAACAAGATGATTATTGGCGCAAAGTGGACGAGATTAACGCACAGCGTTATGATCAACGACAGGCAAAGGAGGATCAAATGAAACAGGATATGCGGTGCAAAGTACGTTGCAACTTGGAGCAACaaattgaaatgcaaaagaTCGAGGCGGAACAGCAACGTGCCACTGAGCGCGAGCAGGCTAAAGCGCTGGCTAAAATTGCGGAAGAGGTGCGCTTGGAAGAATATGATCGTCAACACGCGAGCATATCCGAGAAGATGCTGGCCTATCGCGCAGACCTGCTTGCCACTATTGCTGAAAATAAGGCAAGACATGATGCTGAAGAGTGCGAGCGCATAGAAGAGCATCGTCAGCTGATGCGTGAGATCAAGAAGGAACAACAGGAGCATAGCGCCGCTATGATACAACGTAAGCGCGCTGTATATAATGCAACAATGGAGTACCTCCAATACGTGCGTCGTATGCGCCAGCTGGAGGAGGATACACAAAATATGCGCAATGCAAATATTGACGCTTTGCGACATGTGGATATCTGCACCAAAAGTAATATAAAGAGAGAGTTACAACGCAAGGCAGAGATAGCGGCGCTTTGTTATGCCGAGCTGCGGCGACAAATATGCGAGGAATACGAACGGCGTTTGCTTGATAAGAAAGAACAGCGCGCACCGAAAATCATTGAGAATCACTTTGCGCACCCAGAAAAGACACGCGCCGAGCTCATGGCCGAAAAGCTTAAGTTGCGCAAAGGATTGGATGAGCAACTGCTTGAAAATGCGCGCGTACGCGCAGAAGAAGAGGTCAAGTACAATGCAGAACTGAAGCAGGCCGCTGTTAACCTTGATTTTTGCAAAGAATTGGCGGACAAATATTTGGCCGCGGGTCTTGACTATTTGCCACCGCATGCCAactggttgatttatctgtgTCCACAGCGGCAATTCGCTCACAAACAACCACTGCTAGGCGCCGCTGGTGATAGCAAGGATGACGCCAAAGACAGTTGTCGCAAGCCATGCGGTTGTCAAGCGCGCACGGACTTGGATTGCCCGCACAATAATTGGTTGGCCAGTAAGCGTGCGCCAGACGCCGAGCGTAAGCGGTTTTAGCTTGCAACTTGTTAAGCGTAGAGTGTTtgcttaaagtttttatttatatttcagaaaagtacaaaatcaaaaaacaacaaaaaattaagcgtaaaaattttaccaaaaatttcaaatacaaaaattaaaaattataaatttcattgccaaaaaaaattataaaatttcatgcattaaaaaaaaattatttaattgtaaCAAAATGTATTGAGCGTTAATAAATGGAgagtatttttcaaaactttgtttattaatatttcccTCATAAATATTCCTAAGGTGTTCGAAAACAATTAGTCGGTTTCAGGCTTCCTTCTttgcaaatcaaataaaatatttttttgtttttataaaattataaaatatattttatgcatttcgtatgtttttatacaaattctatgcacaattttttagtttttcataattttctaaaaaaaaagatattacaAAAAACCTGAAAATGTTTCGCGCTCAACAAGACTCAAGCTCCAATCGTCGCTTCGCATCAGCGTTCGCGCCACGCTTATGCGCCGACCAATTTTGGTGTGTGCACTCCAATCCCGTGCGCGCCCCACAACCGCATGGCTTTAAGCAAGCATCATCCATGTCTTCTTCGCGTTCACCAGCGGCAGCTGGCGCGTTTCGCTTTGCGACGATTTGCTTCTGTGGACAAGCATAAATCAGCCAATTAGCATGTGGCGGCAAGTAGTCAATGCCAGCGCTCAAATATTTCTCCGCAAGTTCGGTACAGAATTCGGGATCATTAATAGCTAACTTAAGATCCGCATTGTACTTGGCCTCCTCCTCGGCATGTACGCGCGCATTTTCAATCAGCTGTTCATCTAAGCCAGCGCGCATCTTGCGCCGTTCGGCCATTATATCAGCGCGTGTTTTCTCGGGACGCGCAAAccgattttcgattattttaggCTCGCGCAGTTCTTGTATGTCACGTAGGCGTCGTTCATATTCCTCGCATATTTGCCGCCGTAACTCAGCATAACAGAGCGCTGCTATTTCCGCCTTGCGTTGTAGTTCTCTCTGTATATTACTCTTCGTACAGATATCCACATGTCGCAAATCGTCGATACGCGCGTCGCGCATATTCTGTGTGTCCTCCTCCAATTTGCGCATTCGTCGCGCGTAATCGAGATACTCCATTGTCGCGTTGTAGACAGCGCGTTTACGTTGCAGCACAGCGGCGCTGTACTCCTGCTGCTCGCGCGCCACATCGCGCATCAATTGACGATGCTCTTCTATGCGCTCACACTCTTCAGCATCGCGTTTCGCCTTATTTTCAGCAATCATGCCCAACAGCTCTTCGCGATAAGCAAGCGTCGTTTTGGGCAGACCCAAACGCAGGCGATCGAAATTTTCCAAGCGTATTTCCTCCATTATTTTATTGAGCTCCATAGCTTCCGCGCGTTTGAGCTCGCGCTCACGCTCCTCATCTTGTTTGTGCATTTCCATTTGCTGCTCCAGAACGCAACGCATGCTCCGCTTGATGTCACACTTTTTCTTAGTTTCGTCTGCCTGTCGTTCATCATAGCGCTGCGTGCGCGCATCACGTACTTTACACCAATAATCGTCCAGTTGTCGTTCGCGCAGTTGTGCGCGTTCTTTTTCGACGATTTGCTCTAACTGCACCTCTTTGGTTTGCAGGGTTTCTTTGCGCCGCAACGCCTCGCGTATTTCATAGCAACTCTCGAACTGTTGTTGTATAGTCTTGCGCTCTAAGAATTCTTTCTCTAACCGCTTGCGTTCTTCCTTTATATTGAACAAAGCGTCTTTGCGGTGCTGTATGTCCTCGTCTATGCGCGACTTGACTTTGTTGGCGAACTCTTCCTCGTAGATTTTGTCCTCATGCTCGAGCATAGTGCGCAGCCGCTCGCGCCTTTGATTCAACTCTCGCTCGGCCACTTCCTGCGCCGTCTTCACAAGCTCACTTATCTGCGTGTATATACTTTTGCGATCTGTGCGCTTCATAAAGAAAAACGTAGCTAACTCCATTTGTGTAAACATTTCTGGGTTCTGTGTGGTGGTGTGCTTTCGCTAATACTTGAATAGATTTTAGTtagttactgttgttgttgttaaaaatcttattaaaattatgtaaaatttgcCTATTGATAGGAAAGTATGAattgaatatgaaaaaatattttctttcttttttcagtATTgacaaatattgaatattaaatatatcaaattcaaatgaaaaatattttgagggAAGTGAAGTATATAATGAACTTGGAACCTAAGTATAAATATGCAGTTATGTAATTTATCCGTCACCTAACGGATAAGTACGTAGGCATGTTGCCACTGAAGCTGACCAGTTGTGGTAGTTGAAGCCACCTATGCTCCAGTTCAGCTAATTAAGGAGTGCTTGCTCTAGGcaagcttttttgtttttgttttttatttccgaGCCACGAAAAGAGAATAATAAAA comes from the Bactrocera neohumeralis isolate Rockhampton chromosome 2, APGP_CSIRO_Bneo_wtdbg2-racon-allhic-juicebox.fasta_v2, whole genome shotgun sequence genome and includes:
- the LOC126757215 gene encoding trichohyalin-like; this encodes MYTRARNLFLDPRVENHLAVCDFFERSDKRSLCTQIRDLVATAQDVAQNELNQRRKRLRRLLEEENKIYEKEFADKVKSRVDEDIRVRKETLLQIKEERKHQEKAFLQQKNIQRQLENCFEVRDALRFKETMLTKEIQLEQMVEKERAQLRQRQQDDYWRKVDEINAQRYDQRQAKEDQMKQDMRCKVRCNLEQQIEMQKIEAEQQRATEREQAKALAKIAEEVRLEEYDRQHASISEKMLAYRADLLATIAENKARHDAEECERIEEHRQLMREIKKEQQEHSAAMIQRKRAVYNATMEYLQYVRRMRQLEEDTQNMRNANIDALRHVDICTKSNIKRELQRKAEIAALCYAELRRQICEEYERRLLDKKEQRAPKIIENHFAHPEKTRAELMAEKLKLRKGLDEQLLENARVRAEEEVKYNAELKQAAVNLDFCKELADKYLAAGLDYLPPHANWLIYLCPQRQFAHKQPLLGAAGDSKDDAKDSCRKPCGCQARTDLDCPHNNWLASKRAPDAERKRF
- the LOC126761632 gene encoding trichoplein keratin filament-binding protein; translation: MFTQMELATFFFMKRTDRKSIYTQISELVKTAQEVAERELNQRRERLRTMLEHEDKIYEEEFANKVKSRIDEDIQHRKDALFNIKEERKRLEKEFLERKTIQQQFESCYEIREALRRKETLQTKEVQLEQIVEKERAQLRERQLDDYWCKVRDARTQRYDERQADETKKKCDIKRSMRCVLEQQMEMHKQDEERERELKRAEAMELNKIMEEIRLENFDRLRLGLPKTTLAYREELLGMIAENKAKRDAEECERIEEHRQLMRDVAREQQEYSAAVLQRKRAVYNATMEYLDYARRMRKLEEDTQNMRDARIDDLRHVDICTKSNIQRELQRKAEIAALCYAELRRQICEEYERRLRDIQELREPKIIENRFARPEKTRADIMAERRKMRAGLDEQLIENARVHAEEEAKYNADLKLAINDPEFCTELAEKYLSAGIDYLPPHANWLIYACPQKQIVAKRNAPAAAGEREEDMDDACLKPCGCGARTGLECTHQNWSAHKRGANADAKRRLELESC